GAGTGTACACACAGAATTGAGTAGAATGATGTCGTTTTCCCAATCGGAAATCCCTGGACAGCCCTCTGATACGGTTTCACCAGCTTTCCAAACACCCAACTTAATTCAAATCCAATTCAACTCGTTTCGCCGCTTTCAAGAGCAGGGCTTGAAGGAGCTATTCCAACGTCCGCCGGTTCAAGACTTGACACGTGCGCGGCTGGAGTTGCGTTTTCTGAGCTATGACTTTGACCCACCGAAATATTCAATAGCAGAGTGCCGAAGCCGTGACCTTACTTACTCAGCTCCGCTACACGCTAAGGTGCAATTGATAGTCAAGGAAACAGGGGAGATCAAAGAGCAGAGTATTTTCATGGGTGACATCCCTCTAATGACTCCTACTGGCACCTTTATTATCAATGGCACGGAGCGGGTGGTGGTGAGCCAGTTAATCCGCTCACCCGGGCTCTATTTGACGCTGGAGACAGACATGGCCACTGGGGCTCAACTGTGCTATGGCAAGCTGATCCCTGAACATGGTGCCTGGCTGGAGTTTGAAACTAGTAGTAAGGGTGTGATCTGGGTGAAGGTAAATGGCAAGAGAAGATTCCCCATCACGACCATGCTCAGGGCTGCCGGTTTCGGCAGTGAGGAGGAGTTACTGGGACTGTTCGAGGATATGGATAAGGGTTCTGGGCGTTCGTATATTGAAGCCTGCATAAAGCAGGATCCTCTCGTCAAGAGTGAGACGGACGCATTGCTGGACATATACCGACGGTTACGTCCTGGGGACTTACCCAATATTGAAAATGCCAGAACCATGGTGCAGAACCTTTTGTTCAACCCACGACATTATAATTTAGGTAAGGTTGGGAGCTACAAGCTTACCAAACGGCTGGGTCAGAAAACGACGGATGTCCAACCCACAGGCTATGCTCTTACTAAAGAAGATTTGGTGAGTATCGTGCGTCTCATCATCAGGGTTAATGAGAACATTGAGCCGCCTGATGATATTGATCATCTCAGCAATCGGCGGTTACGTACCGTGGGTGAATTGATCCAGAATCAATTCAATATCGCCCTTTTGAATCTTGAACGGACAATAAGAGAGCGCATGAGTATTGTGGATCCTGACACTGTTACCCCAAATGCTCTCATCAATACTCGTCCGATATTCACGGCGTTAAGAGAATTTTTCAGTGGCTCTCAGTTATGCCAGTTCATGGATCAGACCAATCCTCTGTCGGAGTTGACTCATAAACGTCGCCTCTCGACATTGGGGCCTGGAGGGTTATCGAGGGAACGGGCTGGGTTTGAGGTACGCGACATCCACCATTCCCACTATGGGCGCATATGCCCTATTGAGACGCCGGAGGGGCCAAATATTGGGCTTATTTGTTCCTTGGCCAGCTATAGCTCGGTCAACGAATATGGTTTTATAACTGCTCCCTACCGCAAAGTTCGCCGAGAGGTGGAGAATACATCTGAAGAGCTATTAGGCAGGACTCTTGCTGAGGCAGTGGTTAACAAGAAAGGCCATGTTGTTGCCGAGGCCGACACGCAGATTACGGCTGAAGTGGCTGAGCGACTCTCGCGCTTATCTCGCAGGTCTGTGAAAGTGGTGCCGTTTGTTTCTCAGCAGGTTGTCCACCTTTCTGCCGACGATGAAGAGCTGTGTGTAATTGCCCAGGCGAATGCGAATCTTACTTCGTTTGACGAATTCACTGACAGCAAGATTGAGGTGAGGAAAGGTAACCGTTTCTTCAAGGCATCACCAGAGGAAATCGATTACATGGACGTCTCGCCGAGGCAGATCGTGGGTGTTTCTGCCTCGCTGATCCCGTTTCTGGAACACGATGATGCTAACAGGGCCCTGATGGGCTCTAACATGGAACGCCAGGCTGTGCCACTGCTTTGCTCAGAGTCGCCTACCGTAGGAACGGGAATGGAGCGGCAGGTGGCTCAGGACAGCGGGCAAGTGGTTCTAGCTGAAGACGAAGGGGAAGTTGTGTCTGTCACCGGCGATCAAATCGTAACAATAAATGGCGAAGGTGGGGAGCGCCTTTATCGCCTGATGAAATTTGTGCGTACTAATCAAGGGACCTGCATAAATCAACGTCCGGTTGTAAGTAAGGGGGAGTTGGTGCGCCCCGGGCAGGTTTTGGCAGATAGCTCGGCCACTGACCGTGGAGCACTATCTCTGGGTCAAAATTTGCTCTGCGCTTTCATGAGCTGGGAGGGCTACAACTTCGAGGATGCGATCGTCATCTCGGAGAAGCTAGTTAGTGAAGATAAGCTCACCTCAATTCATGTTGAACGGTATGAGGTTGAGGCGAGAGAGACAAAACTCGGTTCAGAGGAGGTTACTAGAGATATACCGAATGTGGGCGAGGAGAGTCTCCGCAATCTTGATGAGCGAGGTATTGTGTACGTTGGGGCAGAGGTTGAGTCGGGAGACATTCTGGTAGGTAAGATTACACCGAAGGGAGAAACGGAG
Above is a genomic segment from Chloroflexota bacterium containing:
- a CDS encoding DNA-directed RNA polymerase subunit beta, with protein sequence MMSFSQSEIPGQPSDTVSPAFQTPNLIQIQFNSFRRFQEQGLKELFQRPPVQDLTRARLELRFLSYDFDPPKYSIAECRSRDLTYSAPLHAKVQLIVKETGEIKEQSIFMGDIPLMTPTGTFIINGTERVVVSQLIRSPGLYLTLETDMATGAQLCYGKLIPEHGAWLEFETSSKGVIWVKVNGKRRFPITTMLRAAGFGSEEELLGLFEDMDKGSGRSYIEACIKQDPLVKSETDALLDIYRRLRPGDLPNIENARTMVQNLLFNPRHYNLGKVGSYKLTKRLGQKTTDVQPTGYALTKEDLVSIVRLIIRVNENIEPPDDIDHLSNRRLRTVGELIQNQFNIALLNLERTIRERMSIVDPDTVTPNALINTRPIFTALREFFSGSQLCQFMDQTNPLSELTHKRRLSTLGPGGLSRERAGFEVRDIHHSHYGRICPIETPEGPNIGLICSLASYSSVNEYGFITAPYRKVRREVENTSEELLGRTLAEAVVNKKGHVVAEADTQITAEVAERLSRLSRRSVKVVPFVSQQVVHLSADDEELCVIAQANANLTSFDEFTDSKIEVRKGNRFFKASPEEIDYMDVSPRQIVGVSASLIPFLEHDDANRALMGSNMERQAVPLLCSESPTVGTGMERQVAQDSGQVVLAEDEGEVVSVTGDQIVTINGEGGERLYRLMKFVRTNQGTCINQRPVVSKGELVRPGQVLADSSATDRGALSLGQNLLCAFMSWEGYNFEDAIVISEKLVSEDKLTSIHVERYEVEARETKLGSEEVTRDIPNVGEESLRNLDERGIVYVGAEVESGDILVGKITPKGETELSAEEKLLRVIFGEKAREVKDASLRVPHGERGLVIAVKESSKLKGDELPEGVNQLVRVWVAQKRKVSEGDKLAGRHGNKGVIARILPEEDMPFLPDGTPVEIVLNPIGVPSRMNLGQIFEAHLGWAAHELGLKVDCPVFEGLGSDVIEDVLARAWIVRQASAVDPSLKAEERIEAAKRWLDAQGFSGESIFGDHYNGEAKKACLRLWLKELGVDAEGAKDKEIARQVDAVSKDRGVSPPIYGKTTVYDGRTGEPFDRPVTIGYVYMMKLIHLVEDKVHARSTGPYTLITQQPLGGKAQFGGQRFGEMEVWALEAYGAAHTLQELLTIKSDDISGRAKAYEAITKGEDVRPPGLPESFNVLVHELQSLGLAVELLGKEKS